GGTGCCTTAAACAATAGAGGAGAATTGACTAAGCTCGGCAGGCAGATGGCAGAGTTTCCTACAGATCCTATGCTTTCTAAATCTTTGATTGCATCTTCAAAGTATGGATGTGTTGAAGAAGTGTTATCAATTGTTTCTATGTTAGGGGAGGCTTCCTCTTTATTCTATAGACCAAAAGACAAAATAATGGAAGCGGATAAAGCTAGAGCGAACTTTACCCAACCTGGTGGTGATCATTTAACTCTTCTTCATATTTGGAATGAATGGGTAGATACTGACTTTTCGTACAATTGGGCCCGtgaaaactttttacaGTATAAGAGTTTATGTCGAGCTCGAGATGTTCGTGATCAACTTGCCAATCTCTGTGAACGGGTGGAAATTGAATTGGTAACTAATTCTTCAGAGTCCCTTGATCCTATTAAGAAAGCTATCACAGCTggttatttttctaatgcTGCACGCTTGGATCGTAGTGGGGATTCTTATCGCACTGTTAAAAGTAATCAAACCGTTTATATTCACCCTAGTTCTTCTGTAGCTGAGAAAAAGCCAAAAGTCATCATTTACTTTGAATTGGTTTTGACAACTAAGGAGTATTGCAGACAAATTACTGAAATACAACCCGAGTGGCTCTTGGAAATAAGCCCCCATTATTTCAAGCCAGAAAATATAGAAGAATTGCAAAAGACGCAAAAACGACATAAGCGGTAAAAGAgtggaaaaggaaaattagTTTTAAAGGCGATTTGGTTGTATATAATCATAATGAATTTATGTTTCACAATAATGGacaaacttttaaaagatcTCATTTAGTTAGCTTCAAAAAGACGTACAGTTTTGTTTAAGTCATCATGTTGTATAttaattacttttaatactaaaaaacattttatcgtttttgaaaaggcCCGAAATGCTCATGACTTTTCAAGCTTAACAAATCCAAGCAAAAAATCTAATGCAGGTAGGTCTTTTGTAACCCTCACTAAACGATTACCGAGTGTTGCATGCTCGGTTACATTCAATGCTTAGTACAAAAAGATTACGGGTCCTGGAGCTATATTCTGGTATTGGAGGTATGCACTATGCATTGAACCTGGCAAATATACCGGCTGATATTGTGTGTGCAATAGATATCAACCCACAGGcaaatgaaatttataaCCTCAATCATGGAAAACTTGCTAAACACGTATGTTTCAAGGATTTACTCGATAACTATATTAATACTTATAGATGGATATTTCAACTTTAACGGCCAAGGATTTTGATGCATTTGACTGTAAATTATGGACTATGAGTCCCAGTTGTCAACCTTTTACTAGAATAGGAAACCGTAAAGATATTCTTGATCCTCGTTCCCAAGCAtttctaaatattttaaatgtGCTTCCTCATGTAAATAATTTGCCTGAGTACATTCTAATTGAGAATGTTCAGGGTTTTGAGGAGAGCAAGGCAGCTGAAGAGTGCAGGAAAGTTTTGAGGAATTGTGGTTACAACCTAATTGAAGGTATTTTGAGTCCAAACCAGTTCAACATTCCTAATTCTCGCAGTAGATGGTATGGATTGGCTAGGCTCAATTTCAAAGGAGAATGGAGTATTGATGatgtttttcaatttagCGAGGTAGCGCAAAAAGAAGGCGaagtaaaaagaataagaGATTATTTGGAGATAGAAAGAGATTGGTCTTCATA
This region of Schizosaccharomyces pombe strain 972h- genome assembly, chromosome: II genomic DNA includes:
- the pmt1 gene encoding DNA methyltransferase — translated: MLSTKRLRVLELYSGIGGMHYALNLANIPADIVCAIDINPQANEIYNLNHGKLAKHMDISTLTAKDFDAFDCKLWTMSPSCQPFTRIGNRKDILDPRSQAFLNILNVLPHVNNLPEYILIENVQGFEESKAAEECRKVLRNCGYNLIEGILSPNQFNIPNSRSRWYGLARLNFKGEWSIDDVFQFSEVAQKEGEVKRIRDYLEIERDWSSYMVLESVLNKWGHQFDIVKPDSSSCCCFTRGYTHLVQGAGSILQMSDHENTHEQFERNRMALQLRYFTAREVARLMGFPESLEWSKSNVTEKCMYRLLGNSINVKVVSYLISLLLEPLNF